A single window of Leishmania panamensis strain MHOM/PA/94/PSC-1 chromosome 35 sequence DNA harbors:
- a CDS encoding hypothetical protein (TriTrypDB/GeneDB-style sysID: LpmP.35.1950), with the protein MVLNLFSGAALNGHGNTHRRERAASSRSSTGTGRRLQQQRRQASSSATGGASVQAEGAGQSGSGVHSDIAEDRVLFDNCVAQVQRHLKTHADSPSTLHTLASYYTKTEPFIEGRPFCVALSYATFLFHMQMARISVADVELYVQLLTSILAQLTEDDQLHHPFVQQVLRDHVFGLPSPTCRGAAHSVVLLSPQQYRAFATMTTALISLAVVPLSILYQFHDRLETYCECASPLVANRALALLVQTVGEVRMDEQVTALQYVLKTKPAKMNVDFLLACYERLKRAVMDPAHGPTFGRALSIHCSELFLRFRSPVRRDYVERFLYPSLCHSDMAGFLEIPATRKHLLHELLSQCTPGMGTMNPFYMCLCAVLQSCFDNETDGALETVALINCHMPHAAYFMSTLAIDSHMSVPMFAKVMISLARGAGMAMTGRETPDEVAASINENRTSVYNVLFLLREVVRSCSITASRRAIDMLKALRVAVAPKTIEALGKLSSEAFEAFSDITLDPQLLCAELAMVLHQDHIAEAMDSAVEYFRDATSKCPHCAAARSSSLLCPVNGTVHVAGQSSASRVLSTLSECAGAKAVEERLISYLRDPTLQMESSVHFLIYHIIANGGQHRNTLFVAVEPYVRSTLLALVSADRSGTRGLVSSTLKANVLMLHVKLVTLLSSSIDPSYLESILKVFSELRVRNNHDALALWYMGNVLLRQLRSNLELLPTDPQENNYCVAFPGCAPASATTANNAQLVLKLLHRAHSFSPEMHKLVGCCVCKLIQEFNMQAPNICSTLLSPFGFLPVGLESLNTFALPVGAGSTFWSFFLQQMRSSAPARTAFMATLAKSLSRRFRIASPIDALAPYGVEPTGHLFVIMVYEAMKRNPPLARVLLYMVSHWTKQAGHPPGKFACLVYACVQLITVVVDRAEGAAAAEVEAETPQDRQQFDDAVKKAARVLKSQQARLDRLEPTARRENVEFFHLLRRLQRRVRRTVAAASGEIVVGDEAAEEYNDYDGAVDGSLDARRARQDGTTDAVYAMQELQNAADNSVFDDYADDGNHEDDGAYGNDEGASEAASPNLGRPAQADSNVGRGERTAAPMRMRHLPQDITSILRSHAESSANQSGRDAAGIEKRRTASVKTFCEANNQTDAGVAPHDVNDSDAEMLNRNGEAGHSSAVAREPRTRSTSRGVQTDVSLTSPAPPGHASQRSVGTSPLQPAGTLSHVSVTRRDAPQQPCRAPAEVGPAPAAAPAHTPSSSLYQPQRSHTRPPEADGMLNECSQTPAQRGSTWREPDLADYVDGDTTPIDDYTGVPQLQATATNDGIVLPSGMVLEYLRTHQGMDSLRHELSQFDQQWMMQQVAEYVSNNGGVVGSAGPSSALRGGVPSLQLVTVESRANNYSRPHADPAELGPSHTVRTEVRMVGPATSYSRPPTQQGHARVVAAAPDLREEEEVDVVDGEHPIRAVSGPPGDGNRAGCAGSDEANKRRRVEAGEGNPTTPLPPPVSPTGAFRGRNFFLNQCTQQEVSSTLQDIHYLQRQQQASMSALTEAQRAGETVEAADDDEVPRKTLHQGQSSTGVASEGVPPATPYGQVILPTWIVEQRNDTAIRELRQVMGAHNPNDVRLSASAGKRSRIHGSGTGDGSGNSAAWWAEMSSAPMPNYAADPQYSMELF; encoded by the coding sequence ATGGTTCTGAATTTGTTCTCCGGTGCGGCGCTCAACGGGCACGGCAACACGCACCGTCGCGAGCGagcggcctcctcgcgcagcagcacgggcACGGGGCGCCGGCTTCAGCAGCAACGTCGTCAGGCAAGTAGCAGTGCGACAGGCGGTGCATCCGTGCAAGCGGAGGGTGCCGGGCAGTCCGGATCTGGAGTCCACAGCGACATAGCCGAGGATCGTGTGCTCTTCGACAACtgcgtggcgcaggtgcaACGCCACCTCAAGACACACGCCGACTCACCCAGCACACTCCATACCCTGGCTTCCTACTACACCAAAACAGAGCCATTCATCGAGGGCCGGCCCTTTTGCGTGGCCCTGAGCTACGCCACGTTCTTGTTTCACATGCAAATGGCCCGGATCAGCGTTGCGGATGTGGAGCTCTACGTGCAGCTTCTCACAAGCATCTTGGCGCAGCTAACCGAGGATGATCAGCTGCACCACCCGTTTGTGCAGCAGGTACTTCGCGATCATGTATTTGGTCTGCCGTCGCCGACCTGCCGCGGTGCGGCCCACAGCGTGGTACTTttgtcgccgcagcagtacCGCGCCTTTGCGACCATGACTACTGCGCTCATCTCCCTCGCCGTGGTGCCCCTCAGCATTCTGTACCAGTTCCACGACCGACTCGAGACATACTGTGAGTGTGCCTCGCCGCTGGTGGCCAACCGCGCACTGGCGCTCCTCGTTCAGACAGTGGGCGAGGTGCGCATGGACGAGCAGGTCACTGCACTCCAGTATGTCCTCAAGACGAAGCCGGCGAAGATGAATGTAGACTTTCTCCTTGCCTGCTACGAGCGGCTGAAGCGTGCGGTGATGGACCCGGCTCACGGACCGACATTCGGCCGTGCCCTCTCCATCCACTGCAGCGAGCTCTTCTTGCGCTTCCGCTCCCCAGTGCGGCGCGACTACGTGGAGCGCTTCCTGTACCCAAGTTTGTGCCACAGCGACATGGCCGGCTTCTTGGAGATACCTGCGACTCGCAAACACCTGTTGCAcgagctgctgtcgcagtGTACGCCTGGCATGGGGACCATGAATCCCTTCTACAtgtgcctctgcgctgtcCTGCAGAGCTGCTTCGACAACGAGACGGACGGTGCGCTGGAGACGGTGGCACTCATTAACTGCCACATGCCTCACGCCGCGTATTTCATGTCCACCCTGGCTATTGACTCGCACATGTCTGTGCCGATGTTTGCAAAGGTGATGATATCGCTCGCACGCGGCGCCGGGATGGCCATGACGGGGCGTGAGACGCCTGACGAGGTGGCCGCCTCGATCAACGAGAACCGCACAAGCGTGTACAATGTGCTCTTCCTGCTCCGCGAGGTGGTTCGCAGCTgctccatcaccgcctctcGCCGAGCCATCGACATGCTCAAGGCTCTGCGAGTCGCTGTTGCCCCGAAGACGATTGAGGCGCTCGGCAAGCTGTCCAGCGAGGCGTTCGAGGCCTTCAGCGACATCACACTCGatccgcagctgctgtgcgcggagctggcgatggtgctgcaTCAGGACCACATCGCCGAGGCCATGGATTCGGCAGTAGAATACTTCCGAGACGCCACATCGAAGTGTCCGcactgcgcggcggcgcgcagctcttcACTGCTGTGCCCCGTGAACGGCACGGTGCACGTCGCCGGCCAGTCGTCGGCCAGTCGCGTGCTATCAACTCTGTCGGAGTGCGCTGGCGCGAAggcggtggaagagaggcTCATCAGCTATCTGCGTGATCCCACCCTGCAGATGGAGAGCTCCGTGCACTTCCTCATCTACCACATCATTGCGAATGGCGGGCAGCACCGTAATACGCTCTTCGTGGCTGTGGAGCCGTACGTGCGCAGCACATTACTGGCCCTGGTGAGCGCGGACCGCAGCGGGACCCGCGGGCTTGTGAGCAGCACGCTGAAGGCAAATGTGCTCATGCTTCACGTGAAGCTTGTCacgctcctctcctcctccatcgaCCCATCGTACTTGGAGAGCATCTTGAAGGTTTTCTCAGAGCTGAGGGTGCGCAACAACCACGACGCGCTCGCTCTGTGGTACATGGGGAATGTCctcctgcggcagctgcgcagcaacCTAGAGCTGCTGCCCACTGACCCCCAGGAGAACAACTACTGCGTTGCCTTCCCTGGCTGCGCGCCGGCAAGTGCGACGACCGCCAACAACGCGCAGCTCGTactgaagctgctgcaccgcgctcACAGCTTCAGCCCTGAGATGCACAAGCTGGTTGGTTGCTGCGTGTGCAAGCTCATCCAAGAGTTCAACATGCAGGCGCCGAACATCTGTAGCACGTTGCTCTCGCCTTTTGGTTTCTTGCCAGTGGGGCTCGAGTCACTCAACACGTTCGCTCTTCCCGTAGGCGCTGGCAGCACCTTCTGGAGCTTCTTTTTGCAGCAGATGCGCAGTTCTGCGCCGGCACGGACAGCGTTCATGGCAACGCTGGCCAAAAGCCTCTCGCGACGCTTCCGCATTGCGTCGCCAATCGACGCGCTTGCCCCGTATGGGGTGGAGCCGACTGGGCACCTGTTCGTTATTATGGTCTACGAAGCGATGAAGCGCAACCCACCACTGGCGCGCGTACTACTCTACATGGTGTCGCACTGGACGAAACAGGCAGGTCACCCACCCGGCAAGTTCGCGTGCCTGGTGTACGCTTGTGTGCAGCTCATTACAGTTGTGGTCGACCGTGCCGagggtgcggctgccgcagaaGTGGAGGCAGAGACGCCGCAAGATCGGCAGCAGTTCGACGACGCcgtgaagaaggcggcgcggGTGCTAAAGAGTCAGCAGGCGCGCCTTGACAGGCTGGAGCCGACCGCGCGGCGCGAAAATGTAGAGTTCTTCCACCTACTGCGCCGTttgcagcgccgcgtgcgcCGGACTGTGGCTGCCGCCTCCGGCGAGATTGTTGTCGGCGACGAAGCCGCAGAGGAGTACAATGACTACGATGGTGCTGTCGACGGCAGCTTGGATGCCAGACGTGCGCGGCAGGACGGCACCACAGACGCGGTGTACGCAATGCAAGAGCTGCAGAATGCGGCTGACAACAGCGTGTTTGATGACTACGCCGATGATGGCAACCACGAGGATGACGGCGCTTACGGAAACGATGAGGGCGCCAGCGAGGCTGCTTCTCCGAACCTTGGGCGTCCTGCGCAGGCGGACAGCAACGTCGGCCGGGGGGAGCGCACAGCTGCCCCAATGCGGATGCGCCATTTGCCGCAGGACATCACCAGTATCCTCCGCTcgcacgcagagagcagTGCCAATCAGAGCGGCAGGGACGCCGCCGGCATAGAGAAGAGGCGAACGGCCTCTGTGAAGACGTTTTGTGAAGCGAACAATCAAACGGACGCCGGGGTTGCCCCGCATGATGTGAATGACAGCGATGCAGAGATGCTCAATCGCAATGGCGAAGCCGGCCACAGCAGTGCGGTGGCACGCGAGCCTCGTACTCGATCGACATCTCGTGGCGTGCAGACGGATGTGTCCCTAACAAGCCCCGCGCCGCCTGGGCACGCTTCACAGCGGAGTGTGGGCACGTCACCGTTACAGCCGGCAGGTACCTTGTCGCACGTCTCGGTGACGCGACGCGACGCCCCGCAGCAGCCCTGTCGCGCACCTGCCGAGGTCGgccccgcccccgccgcgGCCCCTGCCcacactccctcctcctccctctatCAGCCACAGCGTTCCCACACACGGCCGCCTGAGGCGGATGGTATGCTCAACGAGTGCAGTCAGacgccagcgcagcgaggATCAACCTGGCGGGAGCCGGACCTGGCCGACTACGTCGACGGTGACACTACCCCAATCGATGACTACACCggcgtgccgcagctgcaggcgactGCCACGAATGACGGTATTGTGCTGCCCTCTGGTATGGTGCTAGAGTACCTACGCACCCACCAAGGGATGGACTCGCTTCGGCACGAGCTGAGTCAGTTCGACCAGCAGTGGATGATGCAGCAGGTCGCTGAGTACGTGTCGAATAACGGTGGCGTAGTCGGCTCTGCTGGTCCGTCGTCGGCTCTTAGGGGCGGTGTGCCGTCTCTGCAGCTCGTCACAGTGGAGAGTCGCGCCAACAACTACAGCCGCCCGCATGCTGATCCAGCTGAACTTGGACCGAGCCATACGGTGCGCACAGAGGTGCGTATGGTCGGGCCCGCTACATCCTACTCACGACCACCCACTCAACAGGGTCACGCGCGtgtcgtggcagcagcgccggacctgcgggaggaggaagaagtaGACGTGGTGGACGGTGAGCACCCTATTCGCGCCGTCAGCGGCCCTCCAGGTGACGGCAACCGCGCCGGTTGTGCGGGCAGCGATGAGGCGAACAAGCGTCGACGTGTTGAGGCTGGCGAGGGCAACCCGacaacgccgctgccaccgccagtgTCTCCCACAGGCGCTTTCCGAGGTCGCAACTTTTTCTTGAACCAATGTACGCAGCAGGAGGTGAGCTCGACGCTGCAGGACATACACTAcctgcagaggcagcagcaggcgagcATGTCGGCGCTGACCGAGGCCCAACGTGCGGGTGAGACCGTGGAGGCagcagacgacgacgaggtaCCGCGCAAGACACTGCACCAGGGTCAGTCCTCTACTGGCGTGGCGAGTGAGGGTGTGCCGCCTGCAACGCCTTACGGACAGGTTATTCTTCCAACTTGGATCGTGGAGCAGCGCAATGACACCGCTATCCGTGAGTTGCGGCAGGTGATGGGGGCTCACAACCCCAATGACGTTCGACTATCGGCAAGCGCGGGCAAGCGCAGCCGTATTCACGGCAGTGGCACAGGCGATGGTagcggcaacagcgctgcGTGGTGGGCTGAGATGAGCTCCGCGCCGATGCCCAACTACGCTGCTGACCCCCAGTACTCCATGGAGCTCTTTTAG
- a CDS encoding hypothetical protein (TriTrypDB/GeneDB-style sysID: LpmP.35.1960): MKRCDASVPSYRLPAASTSANATPSSLATPPAISTVCVDVRELLRHAAAAASKDGSDDGHAAVCDGQRDTTVVLPAVPSRSPWQSQGNLPPGPTESIFWSPSYPPYGGFVVNSGPPPLSPTDPTILHSILGEPSVRTTLRSGFRRMPGFTGSPLAQEPPTRRTSPKSGAPARLSTASSVRRSSVASTLPPPNDESPMCGASVRTDGDIQANKVDTATSFSSLTEEDASPPTPLLDALESFLNEEGSSSAGAAAPTDLSLTAQRTIKSILGQLHSYASGFAAVEKRKATEVPTGSYRGGVAVLPVPFRQAALRASAAGPSSAASSLPFSGASAHEMKGTSAKAATAARPTSMQLWRLCPALSASTFGRMDTYPKRPQGAVQAVVAPQRGLACDRLHAAADRSTVALREVNQSPCRTVPPAFRRHLKFAEAAPTTRRPKRK, translated from the coding sequence ATGAAACGGTGTGACGCATCTGTCCCGTCTTATCGgctgcctgctgcttctACCAGTGCGAACGCCACCCCGAGCTCACTTGCTACACCACCGGCCATCAGCACAGTGTGCGTAGATGTGCGTGAGCTGCTacgccacgctgctgctgctgcctcgaAGGATGGATCAGACGATGGGCATGCCGCCGTCTGTGATGGGCAGCGAGACACCACTGTTGTCCTGCCCGCTGTACCCTCGCGCTCCCCCTGGCAATCGCAGGGAAACCTGCCTCCAGGTCCCACGGAATCGATCTTCTGGTCACCGTCGTACCCGCCGTATGGCGGTTTTGTCGTCAACAGCGGACCCCCTCCGCTCTCGCCGACCGATCCCACTATTCTGCACTCCATTTTAGGAGAGCCCTCCGTGCGAACTACCCTTCGGTCTGGCTTTCGTCGAATGCCAGGTTTTACGGGTAGCCCTCTGGCACAGGAGCCTCCTACACGGCGGACTTCTCCGAAAagcggcgcacctgcacgaCTTTCCACGGCGTCTTCCGTGCGGCGGTCGTCGGTGGCGAgcactctccctccaccaAATGATGAGTCGCCCATGTGTGGGGCGTCAGTGCGCACCGACGGCGACATTCAGGCGAACAAAGTCGACACGGCCACCTCGTTCTCGTCGTTGACGGAAGAGGACGCATCCCCACCGACCCCGCTGCTGGACGCGTTGGAGAGCTTCCTGAATGAGGAGGGGTCAAGTtctgccggtgctgcggcacccaCGGACTTGTCGCTGACGGCACAGCGGACGATAAAGAGCATTCTGGGGCAGCTGCACAGCTACGCCAGCGGGTTCGCTGCGgtagaaaagaggaaagcgacCGAAGTGCCTACCGGGTCCTATCGTGGAGGCGTGGCCGTGTTGCCGGTCCCCTTCCGTCAGGCGGCGCTACGCGCCAGTGCGGCGGGGCCGTCATCAGCTGCTTCGTCTCTTCCTTTTAGTGGCGCCTCTGCACATGAGATGAAGGGTACTTCTGCCAaggctgccactgccgcacgGCCGACGTCGATGCAGTTGTGGAGGCTGTGCCCGGCACTTTCTGCGTCCACCTTCGGTAGGATGGACACTTACCCGAAACGACCTCAAGGCGCCGTACAAGCTGTCGTAGCGCCACAGCGGGGACTCGCCTGCGACAGgctgcacgccgccgccgaccgcAGCACAGTTGCGCTTCGAGAGGTGAACCAGTCGCCCTGTCGTACCGTACCACCAGCCTTTCGCCGGCATCTGAAATTcgccgaggcggcgccgacgacgcgCCGACCAAAGCGCAAGTGA
- a CDS encoding T-lymphocyte triggering factor, putative (TriTrypDB/GeneDB-style sysID: LpmP.35.1970): MPPKTGAAAAGRRQKDKDKKGGAGAADPVEELRNMEGIHEVLAKAQQLRNYFQAERDKVNSMWDITKKELENKQFGLQNAESELEELEREHQVEMKVYQQKVRHLLYDQKVAVKQLRDESDAVLRQAEAAHRQRMHQLEVERQQRMAGMQSARETQESRIVDQRDGHQYMLTVTKRRNHEKELARLQASYEAKLSTLHEDLELRRRAEVQDAEERYHLHINHLIQQHEDKFNEMKTYYNNITRNNLEIIQSLKDEIATMRQNDEHNEGLMLEIEKENENLAAPLEQLEAEVAGLQFKKQQHIQDKQNLRSSRSRYKVLQQQLCTLRQEKEMLEDQYKSVYDEREDLRAKFEFALREAMDVVAERNNSLQQDLIEAHARLEQRDAQLEGVLRAMNLEPAAMELISDEIDMEVQGKNQTIKDLHFEMRRLEKKMHAIVEEYERRCCAVGIPPLDRASVMQV, translated from the coding sequence ATGCCACCCAAGACAggggcagctgcggcaggccgCAGGCAGAAAGATAAAGACAAGAagggtggcgcaggagctgcggaCCCggtcgaggagctgcgcaacatGGAGGGCATCCATGAGGTTCTTgccaaggcgcagcagctgcgcaactACTTTCAGGCAGAGCGCGATAAGGTGAACAGCATGTGGGACATCACCAAGAAGGAGTTAGAGAACAAACAGTTCGGCCTGCAGAACGCCGAAAgcgagctggaggagctggaacGCGAGCATCAAGTGGAGATGAAGGTCTACCAGCAGAAGGTACGTCATCTCCTGTACGACCAGAAGGTTGctgtgaagcagctgcgcgacgagAGCGACGCGGTACTGCGGCAGGCCGAGGCTGCGCATAGGCAGCGGATGCACCAGCTTGAGGTggaacggcagcagcgcatggcTGGCATGCAGTCTGCCCGTGAGACACAGGAAAGTCGGATCGTGGATCAGCGTGATGGGCACCAGTACATGCTCACGGTCACGAAGCGTCGCAACCACGAGAAGGAGCTGGCACGACTGCAGGCCTCGTACGAGGCGAAGCTGAGTACGCTGCATGAAGACTTGGAGCTTCGGCGCCGGGCCGAGGTCCAGGATGCGGAGGAGCGATACCACCTCCACATCAACCATCTTATCCAGCAGCATGAGGACAAGTTTAATGAGATGAAGACTTACTACAACAACATCACGCGCAACAACCTTGAAATCATTCAGTCCCTCAAGGACGAGATCGCCACCATGAGGCAAAACGACGAGCACAACGAGGGACTGATGTTGGAGATTGAGAAGGAGAACGAGAAcctcgcagcaccgctggagCAGTtagaggcggaggtggcggggCTTCAATtcaagaagcagcagcacattcAGGATAAGCAAAACCTGCGTAGCTCCCGTAGCCGATACAAggtgcttcagcagcagctatGCACGCTGCGacaggagaaggagatgcTGGAGGATCAGTACAAGAGTGTCTACGACGAGCGCGAGGACCTGCGCGCGAAGTTCGAGTTCGCCTTGCGGGAGGCGATGGATGTCGTGGCCGAGCGCAACAactcgctgcagcaggatcTGAtcgaggcgcacgcgcgGCTGGAACAACGCGACGCACAGCTGGAGGGCGTTCTGCGCGCCATGAACCTGGAGCCGGCCGCAATGGAGCTCATCTCAGACGAGATTGATATGGAGGTGCAGGGGAAGAATCAGACCATCAAGGACCTGCACTTCGAGATGCGCcggctggagaagaagatgcACGCCATAGTCGAGGAGTAcgagcgccgctgttgtgcgGTGGGCATACCACCGCTAGACCGTGCAAGCGTCATGCAAGTCTag